DNA from Candidatus Lernaella stagnicola:
TTGTATTGTTGCTCTTCCTACTGCCCGGTTTGGCGTGGGCACAGGCGTCGACTGCCGACTCGCCGTCGAGCACGCAGCGGTCGATCACGCCTTTTCTGCGCGACGTCTTAGCCAGCGACATTCCCATCACCATGGAAGCCGATCGCATCGATTTCGATGGCGACAAAGAGTTCTATGAGGCGTCGGGGAATGTAGTCTTGATCCAAGGCGAGCACCGCCTGCACGGCGATCGGATGACGCTGGACGTAACTGCGGGACATCTCATCGCGGCCGGGAACGTGCATTTCGTCGCCCCGGAGGGCGAATTCCGGGCGCAACACATCGAGGTCGACCTGCGGCAAGAAACCGCGGTGATCGCCCGGGCGGAATTCATTGTGCGGCGGGAAGAAGCGACCTACTTCATGCGCGGGCGGCGCATCGAAAAGATCGGCCCCGAGCGTTACGTCATCGAAGAGGGGCATTACACGACCTGCGACTGTGGTCCCGAGGAAGCCGACTGGATGGTCACCGCCGAGTACATCGACGTGACCTTCGACGGCTACGCGGTGGTCAAGCGCGGGCGCATCTATATGCAGGGCTTAGCGGTGGCCTACGTGCCGTACGGCGTGTTCCCGGCGAAGGTGAATCGCTCGACGGGCTTTTTGTGGCCGATGACCGGCTGGGCAAGCGACGACGGCTACCGGATCGGCATCCCGTTTTATTGGAACATCGACCGCCACACCGACGCCACGATCGACACCGACTGGTACGAGAATCGCGGCACGAAGATCGGGATCGAGCATCGCTATTTGTACGGGCGGAATTGGTTTGGCGAATCGAACGTGGATGTGATTCAGGATCGCTCAGAGGGCGACCGGATTCGCTGGGCGGTGTCGCAGGAGCAGCATTTCAATCCGACCAAGCGGCTTTTCTTCCGCAACAAAATCAATCTGATTTCCGACAACGAATACGTCAACGATTTTCCCGGTGACGTCGGGGGGCGCTACGACAGTTTCGTGCGGAGCGATTTCATCATCAACAATCTGTGGGAAGACTACGACCTGAACATCGCGGTGCAGCACTACGATGACCTGGAAAACGACGACAACAGCTACACCTTCCAACGGTATCCGGCCCTGCTGGTCGACGCGATTTCCTGCCGTATCGGTGCGCTGCCCTTGCACTACCGCGTGCGGCTGCAGGGAACGAACTTCTACCGCCCGAAAATTTCGGAGGAAGAACGGGCGCTAGACGCCGCCGAGGGCAGCCTCCACCCGTATCGTTACTTGACCGAAGGGCGGCGAGTGAGCTTGTACCCGGAACTGTTCGCCCCGCTAAACTTCAAGCAGGTGGCCACGTTGACGCCCTACGTTGTGGGGGAGGGGACGTTCTACCAACTCGACGATCGAAGCGAGGATCGCACTCCCGGACGCGGTACCGCCGAAAGCGGCGCACACTTGTTTACACGATTCGAGCGCGTTTTTCCGACGCGCTACCCGCGTTTGCGGGCCCTCAAGCATCAAATCGAACCGGCCGTGCAATACCGCTATCGTGACGAACCCGACCAGGACGAATTGCCGATCTTCGACGGCGAAGACCGCCTGCTGCGCGTCTCGGAGCTGAGTTACGGGCTCACGAACCGTTTGTTCATGCGGTTGTTCAATGCTCGCGCCAAGCGCTTCCACAGCTTTGAAGTGACGGACCTGCGCGTGCTGCACGGCTACGATTTCGCGGAAGCCGAGCGTCGCTTGGACCTGGAGATTCCCGATGACGAACGGCGGCCCTGGTTGCCGTGGACCGTGGAATGGGAGACGAGCGCGGAGGTGGGCCGTTACTACCTAGACGACGTGCTCGTACGCGCCGACGTGGACTACGACACGTACTTAGACGAAGTCAGCCGCTTCAACGTACTCACCGCCTTGGACTCGGTACGCGACGACGCCATCGGCGTGGAGTATCGCTACCTGGTCAACGAAGCGGGGCGAGTGGACATCCAATACCTGTCGGGCATGGCGCGGTATCACGTGGTTGACTTCATTACGCTGGACTACCTGACGCGGTATAGCTTTCTCGATAGTTTCTTCGTAGAGACGCGCTACGGCATTGAATTTCACAGCCTGCAGGATTGCTGGCACCTGCGGTTGAACATCGAGCAGCGTGAGTTGCCGGAGAAGGAAACGGTTTACCTGTTGCTGGCCGATTTCACCGGGCTGGTGCGGGTAGGCACGGCGTTCTAAGAGTGCGGCGACCGCCGGCGGCCGAACACACACCTATCGCGTTGTTTTAGAAAAACGAATGGGCGGATTGGCGGAGCGCCGTCATCAAGCCGGTTTTTGCACTTTGCCGGAACGAATGCAGCGGGTGCAAACCCACACGCGCTTGGTCTCACCGTTTTTCGTCAGGGTGCGAACCCGTTGCACGTTGGGCAGCCACACCTTTTTCCGTTTGTTATGGGCGTGACTAATCGAGTAACCAACTTGACGGCCTTTACCGCAAATTTCACATACACGAGCCATCGATCGTATCTCCGTTCGGTTCCGTATTTCTCTCGTTTTCCCCAAAGGGGCGCAAAATATGGCAAAGATTTTCAGGAATTGCAAGCTATTTTTCGAAAAACTGAGACCGGCGGTTACTTGGCCAACGCCCGGGTAAGCAGGTTTGCGGCCATTAGCGCACTAAGGCCTTCTCCTTCCATACCGAGGCCGGGAAGCGTGCCGCGGCCCGCGTAGAAGACTTCCTTGTGCGGCGTGCGGTTGGGCAGGGCGGCGATGCCCAGGCGGTCTTCCGGATCAATCGCCGGCTCGGCCACGGTCCGCCGCAGGGCTTGGTAAAGCGCGAAACTCTCGTCATAGGCCACGAAATCCGTGTAATCGTCCAGGAAGGGGATCAAGTCTCGCAGCCGGCCATGCATGTGCTTACCGAGCCTGCGGGCCCCGGCGGCGTCCAGTTCGCCGTGGGACGGGTCGACAATCACGGTCATGCTGACCAGCCGCCGATCGACGGGAGCGTATTCGGTGTTGCCGGCGGGACTGAGTTTCACAAACGCTAGATTTCGAGAGGAAATCGGCTGCTCGGCGTCCGATACCAGGATGACGTTCTCCCGCATGCCGACGGGCACGACTTGTTCATCGATGGCGACATACAACGTAAAGGCGTGTCGGCGGGGCGGCGGAGTGTCGACTTTTTCCTGGAAGGACCCCTTCATGTTTTTGGGAGCGAAGCGTTCGAGGAAATCGCCGATATTGGTGCTGACCAGGATCTTCTTGGTGCGCACGGGGTCTTTAACGCCGGCGAGTTTGATTTCGTTGATCCTTGCGAAGTCGATGGCTTCGATTTCCCCGGCCCGCTGCAATTGGCCGCGGTAGCTGCTGATGCGCTCCTTGCAGAGGTTCTCCAGTACTTGAAGCCCGCCTTCGACCGTGTAAATCCCCTTGTCGATGTAGGAGAAAATCATCGCCGAGAAAAATAGACTCATTTCGTCGGGGTAGATCGTCGCCAGGAAATGGTGTTGCGCCTCAAGAAACGCGCGGCCGGCAGGCGAGAGTTCGAACTGGGCCATGAAATCAGCGTGGCTGAGGCGCGCGCCTTCCTTGAAATCGGAACCCAACTGGCTGAAGGCGCGGTTTAGCCGATATCGCTCGCGAAGTTTGTGGGCCGGATAAACGACCTCGTTGGCAAAAAGGCCGCGCACCACGCTGGCATAACGGTTGGCCTCGTTGAGAAGCGCTATCATCTGGTGCGCGTCGGCTTTGAACTCGACGCTCAGCAGTTTGGTCCATTCGTCTGTGCCTTGGGGAATGTCGAGGCGCACATCGGGCAAGGCGATCTGGTAGGCCGGGTCAGCGAGCTCAAATCGTTTCTTTTCGAGGAAGGGGATACCAAGTTCCTGAAATATTTCCTGAAAAACCTGCCCTTGCCCGAAACCGAAAAATAGACCGGGGAAGGGTTTGAGGGTGTAATCGTTGCGGCGCACTTGCACGCGCTCGCTTTCGACGTCGATGACCAGCACCTGAAAGCCACGCTTGACCAACAAGGCCCCGGCGACCAGCCCGGCCAACTCCGTGCCGATGATTGCGACGTCGAATAAGGTTCCCAGCATAGTCTATACGAACTCGATTGCCGGATCGTCGTCACCGCGGGACGCCACTTCTCCCAGTATCCAGGCCTTTTCGCCCATTCCGGTGAGCCGATCCAACACGGTGTCGGTCTCGCTTTCGCGACAAATCAGCGTCAGCCCCACACCGCAGTTAAAAGTTCGGAACATTTCCCTCTGCTCGATCCCCGCCTGGTTCTGCAAGAAGGCGAAAATCGGCTGAGGCTCCCAACTGTTTACAAAAACCCTCGCCTGACACCTATCCGGCAGGATACGCGGCAGGTTGTCAACCAAGCCACCGCCGGTAATGTGGGCGATGCCCTTTACCTGCACGTCGCGTATTACGCTTTGAATCGGCTTGACATAAATTTTCGTGGGGGTCAGCAGTTCTTCGCCCAACGGCCGCCCGCCAAGTTCTTCGATGGCGTCGTCCACCGAGAAGCCGCCCTCCTGAAAAAGGACCTTGCGAACCAAAGAAAAGCCGTTGGA
Protein-coding regions in this window:
- the lptD gene encoding LPS assembly protein LptD yields the protein MNVVRRLVLLLFLLPGLAWAQASTADSPSSTQRSITPFLRDVLASDIPITMEADRIDFDGDKEFYEASGNVVLIQGEHRLHGDRMTLDVTAGHLIAAGNVHFVAPEGEFRAQHIEVDLRQETAVIARAEFIVRREEATYFMRGRRIEKIGPERYVIEEGHYTTCDCGPEEADWMVTAEYIDVTFDGYAVVKRGRIYMQGLAVAYVPYGVFPAKVNRSTGFLWPMTGWASDDGYRIGIPFYWNIDRHTDATIDTDWYENRGTKIGIEHRYLYGRNWFGESNVDVIQDRSEGDRIRWAVSQEQHFNPTKRLFFRNKINLISDNEYVNDFPGDVGGRYDSFVRSDFIINNLWEDYDLNIAVQHYDDLENDDNSYTFQRYPALLVDAISCRIGALPLHYRVRLQGTNFYRPKISEEERALDAAEGSLHPYRYLTEGRRVSLYPELFAPLNFKQVATLTPYVVGEGTFYQLDDRSEDRTPGRGTAESGAHLFTRFERVFPTRYPRLRALKHQIEPAVQYRYRDEPDQDELPIFDGEDRLLRVSELSYGLTNRLFMRLFNARAKRFHSFEVTDLRVLHGYDFAEAERRLDLEIPDDERRPWLPWTVEWETSAEVGRYYLDDVLVRADVDYDTYLDEVSRFNVLTALDSVRDDAIGVEYRYLVNEAGRVDIQYLSGMARYHVVDFITLDYLTRYSFLDSFFVETRYGIEFHSLQDCWHLRLNIEQRELPEKETVYLLLADFTGLVRVGTAF
- the rpmB gene encoding 50S ribosomal protein L28 produces the protein MARVCEICGKGRQVGYSISHAHNKRKKVWLPNVQRVRTLTKNGETKRVWVCTRCIRSGKVQKPA